GGGGGCTGCAGGTCGGCGTCGGGCAGGCGGGCAGCGCCGTGACGCTGTACGCGCTGGGCGCGACCTTCGCCGCGCCGGTGTTGAGCGCCGTGACGGCCGGCTGGCCGCGCCGGCGCGCCGTGCTGGCGGCGATGCTGGCGTTTGCGGCGGGCAGCCTGGCCGCCGCGCTGGCCCCCGACCTGGCGTCCATGCAGGCGGCGCGTTTCGTCGCCGGCATGGGACATGGCCTGTTTCTCGCCGTCGCGTCCGCCGCCGCCGCGCAGCTGGCGGGAGACGCCAAGGCCGGCCGCGCCGTGGCCGTGGTGTTCGCGGGCTTCACGGCCGCGATGGCGATCGGCGTTCCGGTCGGTGCCTATATCGGCGAGACGATCTCCTGGCGGCTCGTGCTGGCGGCGATCGCGGCTTGCGGCGGCGTGGGATGCGCGGGGCTGCTGTGGGGCATGAAAGCGCAGCCCGCTACGGACGCGGCGCGCGGCGCGGGGTCGGCGGGGCGGGCGCTGAAGACGCTGCTGCATCCGGCCTTGCTGGCCGCCACGGCGGTGACGGTGCTGGCCTACGCGGGATCGTTCTCGGCCTATACGTACGTCGCGCCGCTCCTGCTGGACACGACAGGCGTTGATGTCCGCGCCGTGGGGATGTACATGCTGGCCTACGGGCTGTTCGCCGCCATCGGCAATGCGCTGGGCGGCAGGTTGACCGACAGCCTCGGCGTGCAGCGCGCCAGTGTGGCCATCGTGGCGGGCATCGGCGCGGCGTCCCTGGGCATGTGGGCGGGCGCGCGTTCGCCGGTGGCGATGGGCGTGGCGGTCGCTGCGCTGGGCTTGTTCACCTATGCGGCGGTGCCCGCGCTGCAGGCCCGGCTGATG
The Achromobacter sp. AONIH1 DNA segment above includes these coding regions:
- a CDS encoding MFS transporter, translated to MPFVVYLFALSAFALGLAEFVPIGLAHAIARGLQVGVGQAGSAVTLYALGATFAAPVLSAVTAGWPRRRAVLAAMLAFAAGSLAAALAPDLASMQAARFVAGMGHGLFLAVASAAAAQLAGDAKAGRAVAVVFAGFTAAMAIGVPVGAYIGETISWRLVLAAIAACGGVGCAGLLWGMKAQPATDAARGAGSAGRALKTLLHPALLAATAVTVLAYAGSFSAYTYVAPLLLDTTGVDVRAVGMYMLAYGLFAAIGNALGGRLTDSLGVQRASVAIVAGIGAASLGMWAGARSPVAMGVAVAALGLFTYAAVPALQARLMGIARLRAPQAQGVAAGLNIAGFNSGIALGAWAGGLTLGLSGVARVGLAGGLLALLGLALLLWQARTPVSVADECLNE